The genomic segment AATGAATTTTTTATCGGGAAATCCGATTTTTGCCTGATAGGTTGAGCTTGATGATTTAGTTTTAAATGGGTTGCGCACAGTAAGCCTCCGATTTTCTTCAAATTAAGAATGTAATAGTCTTATTCTTTATCGGTTGCTAAAGGAAAAAACAGTATCTTTTTTAGAAGGAAACTCTCTAGAAGTTAAAAAATATTGACCTTAAACGAAAAAAGCTCACGGTCCGGGACCATGAGCAAAAGCGTGTTCAATCGGACATCATATATTTTTAAAGAGAAAGTGAAAGAAAGTTAGACCGGTTGATCTTCTTGAAAGGCTTGTTTTGCATCGTTCAGTGCCCGCATCCGGCTAACGCACGATTGAATGAACTGAATATCAATCGAACTGAATCGCGTGACGGGGCCTTTGGCTGATTCGGCACTAAATGTGAAGGTTCCGAGATTCCAAAGTTCGATTTTAAATCGTTTTCCTTTGTTGTCGTCGAAGTGTTGTACGAATTCGATTTTCGGTACCATACGAACCCCTCCTTGTTAGTCCATTCCCCTTTTTCAGCAATTAAAAAAGCCAAACTGTGCGTTAGCAACAGTTTGGCTTGAAAAAATTAAACGGGTGCGACGTCATAGCCGATTTCTTCGATGGCTTCGACTAGACGTTCTTGTGTGACATCTTCATGGACGACAGTGACTGAATTGTCAGGGAGCGAAACAGTCGCCGTTGTGACGCCGTCCAGTTCGTTCAGTGCCGATTCGACACTTGCTTTACAGTGGTTACATGTCATACCGATGACGTGTAAAGTCGTTTCTTTCATGAGTGAGTTCCTCCTTTAGTGAGTGGGGTACGTTTTAAGCGTAACGCATTCGTGACGACGGAAACAGAGCTAAATGCCATCGCTGCTCCGGCGAGCCACGGAGCGAGAAGTCCGAGAAAAGCAACGGGGATCCCGATCGTATTATAGGCGAGTGCGAAAAAGAGATTTTGGCGAATGTTCTTCATCGTCTGTTCACTCAACCGAATCGCCGTTGCGACTTGTTGTAAATCGTGTCCAAGCAGTGTGACGTCAGCTGCTTCTAAGGCGACATCCGTCCCGCTACCAAGAGCGATTCCGACGTCAGCCGTCGCAAGCGCTGGCGCATCGTTAATTCCGTCACCAACCATGGCGACGCGGTGTCCCGCATCTTGAAGGGCTTTGATGTGATCAGCTTTTTCGATGGGTAAGATATCTGCAAACACATGGTTTGTTGGAATACCGAGTTCCGTCGCTAGATTGAGGGCAACGTCTTTTCGGTCACCCGTCAAGAGATAGACTGCTTTTGTCTGTTGAATTTGAGCGATGACGTGTTTCGTCGTCGGCTTCAGTTCATCGCGAATCGCGTAACCAGCTTCAACGTGCCCGTCGACAGCGACATAGACGAATGTCGCGCCGGCAGAAGACCAGTCCGGGACATCGAACTGTTGATCCCGCATCATTCGTTCAGAACCAACCAGGATGTTGCGACCGAGAATCATCCCGCTGACACCGCGGCCGGCATCGACTTGAAACTGTTCAATATCGAACACGACATCCCGTTCTTCGGTAATCGCATGCGCGAGCGGATGCTCTGATTTTTTTTCGATGGCTGCTGCGAAGTCGAGTGCTTGTTCGTTCCCGAACGTCTCGACGACGACAGGGCGTCCGACGGTTAGTGTACCTGTTTTATCGAAAACGACGGCATCAACATGTTGTAACGATTCAAGCTGGGCACCACCTTTGAAAAGCACACCATGCTCAGCACCTTTACCTGTTCCGACCATGATGGATGTCGGGGTTGCGAGTCCTAATGCACAGGGACAAGCAATGACGAGGACAGCAATCGCAGGACGAATTGCTTCAGCAAATGAGCCGGCCGTCAACCACCAAGCACCAAGTGTGATGAGGGCGATGGCGACGACGATTGGCACGAAGATGCCGGAAATCCGATCGGCTTGTCGTTGGATTGGCGCTTTTTCTGTCTGCGCTTGTTCAACGACACGGATGATGTTCGCAAGCATCGTCTCCTGACCGACTTTCGTTGCTTCAATCAACAAATTCCCATTCGTATTCAAGGTTCCGCCAATGACGGTATCATCGGCACCTTTATGCGCTGGAAGCGGTTCACCAGTCAGCATTGATTCATCGAGATAGGCATCACCGGATAAAATCATTCCGTCCATCGGAATTTTCTGTCCCGGTTTGACGACGATCTGCATGCCGGGTTGAATCTGATCAATCGCGACCGTGCGTTCCGTGCCGTTGTCGAGGACGACGGCATCCGTTGCCTGCAGGGACAAGAGACTTTTGATCGCACCGGTCGTTTGTTGTTTTGCCCGATCTTCGAGTACTTTACCAAGAAGGACGAGTGTAATTAAGATGGCACTTGTTTCAAAGTAAAGATTCGGCATTACCGGATGGATGAGCATTTCTGCGACCGAATAAAAGTAAGCGGCTGACGTCCCGAGTGCGACGAGGACATCCATGTTGGCACTACCGCTCCGGAGACTCTTATAGGCACCAACATAGAACGGTGCCCCGATAATGAATTGAACGGGTGTAGCCAGTGCGAACTGGAGCCACGGATTCATCAGGAACGTCAGATGGACCGGACTATTTGGAATGTGCGACACCATACTGAGTAAGAGTGGTAACGACAGCAAGGCGGCGATGAAAAAACGATAGAGCATCCGCCGATCTTGCACTTTTTCATGAGGGGCCGACTTAATGGTCGCGCCATAACCGACCTTCTTGATTTTATCAATGATTGCTTGTTCATCGAGTTCGTCGGGGACTGCAATCCGCGCCGTCTCGAGTGGTAAGTTGACCGTCGCATCGACACCGTCCATCCGATTCAGGACTTTTTCGATTCGGGCTGAACAGGCGGCGCATGTCATGCCTTCAATGTTCAATTCGATTGTTTTTGACATACGTATACCTCCTTACTTCTTGAGTCGGGCGATGACGGACATCAGTTCGTCGACATAAAGATCTGTGTCTTTCTGTCCGGTAGCTGCATCATGCATACACATCTTGACATGACGTTCGATGACTTGTAGTTCGACTTGACGAAGGGCGGCTTGAATCGATGCCGTCTGTGTCAAAATATCGATACAATACCGATCTTCGGCGACCATGTTGGCGATACCACGGACTTGCCCTTCGATACGCTTCAAACGTTTATTTAATGCTTCCTGCTCTTCAGAAGAGCGGGGGACGAGCGGATGATCATGTTGCATAGGAACACCTCTTTCTGTTGGTAGTTGCTATTTAAACCATAACATATAGGGGTAGGGGGTACCAGTATGATGATTTGCAGGGGCAAAAAAATACGCCACCCGAATGGGATGGCGTATTCAGACTATAGGCAACGTGCTATCAGGAAATCAAACGTCTTTTCTCGTTGCTTTCCTCGGTCAAGGCGCTAGCCATTGCTCCTTGGTCCTCACAGACAACGAGCCAGGATCTTGCCTGACTTTGAAAGTGCGTTAAAAACGTACTCAGACTATAGACAACGTGCAATTGGGAAAGAAATCGTCTCTTTTTTCGTTGCTTTCCTCGGGCGAGGCGCAAGCCGTTGCTCCTTGATCCTCACGGACAACGAGCAGGGTCTTGCCTGCCTCTGAAAGTGCGTTAAAAACGCACTTTTTCCCGTAGGAGTCAACGAAACGTGACGCTTTTTATAGGAATACCGTGACGGAAAGACAGGCATGTAGATGGTGTAGAGCGCAATCTGTCTCGGTATCGTATGTTCACGATTCATAAGAGTTCGTCTACACGCTAAATACGCCACCCGAATGGGATGGCGTATTTAGAACCTTATTGATTAGAAACTTGAGGTTTGATGATTTGTTCGTTACGCGAACGACCGCTGATGATGTCTTCCGCTTGCGTCGCTCGTTTGATGAAGAACGAAAGGATGAACGCAACACCCGCAATGAACGTTGAAACGAGGAAGGCATAGTTAATCCCGTCAAGTGTTGCTTGCATCATGATTTGTTGTTTCAACGCAGCAGCAGCTTCTGCTGTCGGTTGACTCGTCATGTTTTGAGCGGCCTCTTGCGCAAGTTCCGTCCCACGTGTCTTCGCATGCGTCGACATGATCGTGACGAGCAATGCCGTTCCGATGGCACCCGACACTTGTTGCAACGTATTGTTCATTGCCGTTCCGTGCGGATAGTAGCGTGTCGGTAACTGGTTTAAACCGTTTGTCGAGACGGGCATCATGACCATCGACATCCCGAACATCCGGAGTGAATACAAGATGATTAAGTGTGTATACGTCGTGTCCATCTTCAATTGACTGAAGAAGTAACTCGTGACGACAGTGATGAAGAGACCAGTGATCGCGAGTGGGCGTCCTCCAATCTTATCGAACAATTTTCCGTTGATTGGTGACATGACTGCCATGAGGATGGCTCCCGGTAGTAACATCAATCCTGCATCGAGCGGAGAAATGCCGCGGATGTTTTGGACGTAGATCGGTAAGAGTAACATCCCGGAGAACATTGCGACCGTGACAACGATTGAAATGGCAGATGAGAGAGCGAACATCGGATACTGATAAATTTTGAAGTTCAACATCGGACGCTCCATCCGCAACTGACGCAGGATGAAAGAAACGAGCGCAATCACACCGATTGTCAGCGCGATTGTGACGTGTGGGCTGTCCCACCCTTTAGAGCCGGCAGAACTAAACCCGTAGAGGAGTCCACCGAAACCGAATGAGGATAAAACAACTGACATGAAGTCGAGTTTAGCATTCGACCGTTCTTTGACGTCACGGAGTAAGACGATTCCGGCGACGAGAACGACTAAAGCGATTGGTGTGATGAAGTGGAATAACATCCGCCAATCATAGTGCTCAATGATCCAACCTGACAAAGTCGGTCCGATTGCTGGTGCACCCATCATGATGAGTCCGAAGAAGCCCATCGCCGTCCCACGTTTTTCAATCGGGAAACTGACGAGCATGACGTTCATCAAGAGCGGCATCATGATTGCTGAACCAGAAGCCTGAATCATTCGTCCTGCCAACAGGACGGGGAATTCACTTGCGAACCCGGCAAGGATTGTACCGAGTGAGAATAATGTCATCGCGAGGATGAACAGACGACGAACAGAAAATTTCTGAATCAGAAAAGCAGATGTCGGAATTAAGATCCCGTTGACGAGCATGAAACCAGTCGACAGCCACTGGACGGTCGACGTCTCGATGTTCAAATCCTTCATGATCGAAGGAAGGGCGATGTTAAGTAACGTGTTATTTAAAAAAGCGATGAAGGCTCCAATCATCAATACGGAAAGGATACCGTAGGGGGGGCGATTAGAAGCAGTTTTTTCGTGTTGCATGATTTTCCTCCTTAATGAACTGACGGTACACATTTCTATACGGTCATTATATCTGTTGTATATCTTAATCTGATTTCAAGATAAATACAAACATTAATAACTAAGAAAGGTAATTTTATTTTTAGTGAAGCAGAAAAAACATCCGACTCTAAAAAGAGAAGGATGTTTATAAATCATTAATAATGCTGAAAGATCTCAGCCGACATGTGTGTTCAAGGCATCATTCGTAATGTCATAATGAGCTGCAGACCATGTCGCACGTCCTTTTTCAATGAAGATGACCTGAGGTGATTCATGACGTACGTTGTAATGTTCGGCGATGTGATTTGACAGTGTCCGTGCTTCTTGGACGAGCAAGTAGGCAGTCGGTACTGACGTCGCGTCAGCAAATTTCGTGTATTCAGAAAAACCGGCGGCACTGATTGGGCAGGTCGTACTGTGTTTACAGATCACGAACGAATCGTGTTCGGAAACGAATTGATCAAAGTCAGAAATCGATTGCAGTTTTCTAAGTTGTGGCATAGTATCATCCTCCATACGTCCGTAGACGGTCGCTTAACTTTAGATTTTCCCTGTAATCGACTGGACAGTCAATCAAAACAGGTCCGTCGCTATGATTTGCCTGTTCGAGACAGCTCGAGAGACTGCCGTGTTCACCGACACGAAGTCCGAGTGCTCCGAACGCTTTCGCCAGTTCGACGAGGTCCGGATTGTCGAATTCAATGTAGGGAGCACGCCCGTAAGCCTGTTGCTGCTTCCATTCAATTAAGCCGTACGTTCCGTCGCGCCAGATGATGACGACGATCGGAAGTTTTAACCGGACGGCAGTCTCAAGATCTTGCCCGTTCATTAGAAAGGCCCCGTCACCGGAAGCGCAAAAGATACGCCGGTCCGGGTATAACAGTTGCGCGGCAATCGCGCTCGATAATCCGTATCCCATCGAAGAAAAGCCGTTGGAAATGAATAATTGGTTCGGACGCGTTGTTTGAAAATGGCGGCCGAGCCATACTTTATGCGCACCGACGTCTGAAAACACCATGCCGTCTTCACCGATGGCCGCCTCGAGTTCACGGACGATGCTTTGGGGGTGAAGCGGTAGGGCCATCGAATACGTCGCTTGAATTTCTTTGCGGAGTTTATCGCGGTCTCCTTGCCAGCCGTCCCAGGCCCGTGTCGGAATCTCTTCTGCTAACAAACGTAACGTATCGGACAAGGGACCGACTAGATTCGCGACGACCGGATAGTACTGATCGATTTCATGGCGATTCGTATCGATATGAATGACAGCAGTCCGGTTCGGATTCCATTTCGAAGGCGGCAACTCCGTGATGTCGTAACCGATCGCGATGATTAAGTCACTCCGGTCAAGAATCCGTTGGTTATAATCCGTATTCGGCAAACCAATCGTGTGTGCAGCAAGCGCGTGTTGTGAAGAAATCGCACCTTTGCCCATCATCGTCTCGACGACAGGTGCGCCAAGACGCTCCACGAACTGACGGAACACGTCCGTCGCTTGTCCGCGATTGATTCCAAAACCGGCAATCACGACGGGACGTTCTGCCTGCTCGATTTGTTTTAAGACGGCGCTGTCTTTGACGGATGTCGGATGAAGCGTATCCGGTTCGCTGTCCCGTAAAAGGGGTGTCTTAACATCGACATCAGTTTTTGCGATATCTTCCGGGAAAGAAATGTGCGTCGCACCCGGTTTTTCACAGCATGCCTCGGCGAACGCTTGACGGACGATTTCCGGGATGACTTCTCCTGATACGACCGATGTACTTGACTTCGTGATCGGTCGGTACATCTCGACTAAATCGAACATTTGATGGGATGCCTTATGCTGGCGCCATGTCGCTCCTTGTCCCGTAATCGCGACGACGGGCGAGTGGTCCATCGTTGCACTTGCGATGCCCGTCATCATGTTTGTCGCACCTGGTCCGAGCGTCGATAAGCAAACACCGGCACGACCGCTTAAGCGACCGAACATCGCTGCCATGAAAGCAGCATTTGTTTCATGGCGTGTCGTGACGAACGTAATATCCGATTCACTGATGGCGTCGAGCAACGTAATGTTTTCTTCTCCCGGGACACCAAAGATGTGCGTGACCCCTTCTGCTTCGAGGCAGGCGACGAACCGTTCTGCCGCATTCATGCGTCCATTCCTCCAATTGAAACATATTTTGTTTCAAGGTACGCTTCGAGACCTTCTGATCCACCTTCGCGTCCGATTCCTGATTGCTTCATGCCACCGAATGGTGCTTGGGCAGCAGATGGAACACCATCATTCCAGCCGACGATGCCGTAATCGAGTTGCTCAATCGTCCGCATCGCCCGTGCGTAGTTGTTCGTAAAGACATAAGACGCGAGGCCGAACGGTGTTTGATTGGCATAGTGAATGGCTTCTTCGTCAGAGCTGACACGTTGAACGGGAGCGACAGGACCGAATGTCTCTTCGTTCATGATCAGCATTTGTGGTGTGACATCAGCGATGACCGTTGCTTCATAATAGTAGACATCTTTCTCTTCATCCGTCGTTCCAGTCCCACCTGTGACGACACGGGCACCAGCTGACGTCGCATTGTCGACGTGTTTTTTGACTTTGTCATAACCGGCTTGATTGATCATCGGACCGATTTTTGTTTCTTCATCAAGTCCGTTCCCGGTTTTAAGCTTCGCTGTCGCTTCGCCTAGCTTTTCGACGAACGTATCGTAGATCGAATCAGAAACGTAGATCCGGTTCCCGCAGACGCACGTTTGTCCACCATTACGGAATTTCGATTTAATCGTTTCCGCGACGGCGAGATCAAGGTCACAGTCGTCAAACACAAGAATCGGAGCGTGTCCGCCGAGTTCGAGTGACATCGCTTTAATCGTCTCGGCACCTTGCGCCATCAATGTCCGGCCGACTTCTGTTGAGCCGGTAAATGTGATTTTGTCGATGTGCGGATGCGTTGCGAGCGATTCTCCGAGCTCTTTTCCGCTTCCCGTCACGGCGTTGACGACACCGTTTGGAATGCCGACTTCCTGGCAAAGTTCAAGCAGGCGCAGAGCAGTCAGTGGTGTTGCGGTAGGTGGCTTCAGGATAAACGTACAGCCTGCAACGAGTGCCGGTGCCATTTTTCGTGTAATCATCGCAGCCGGGAAGTTCCAGGGTGTGATGGCGGCGACGACACCGACCGGTTGTTTCATGACATGAAGTCGTTTGTTCGTATCGTGCGAGGGAATGATGCGTCCGTACGCACGTTTTCCTTCTTCCGCGAACCACTTGACAAAGTTTGCCGCGTACTGAACTTCCCCTTCCGATTCTGCGAGTGGTTTCCCCATTTCAAGCGTCATCAAGCGCGCGAGTTCGTCCTTTTTCTCAATCATCTTCGCATACAGTTTCTCGAGAAGTTCAGCGCGTTCATAGACACTTCGTTTCGACCAGGCCGGAAACGCTTGGCGAGCCGCTTCAACGGCATCGTTGACATCCGATTTCGTTCCGTTCGGGACACTCCCGACGATTTCCCCGGTTGCGGGATTTTTGACGTCCGTCCGTTCACGGTCATGATCAAGCCACTTTCCATCAATCAAAAATTGTCCGTCCATCTTACAAAATCCCCCTTTTTTATTTGCATTGTAAAGAATATACCCGAACGAGCAAAAAAAGATTCATCTTTCGACAGAACTTCATGCAAAAGGCTAGAAATCGACCGATAAAGAGTGTAGGATAATTCAGTAACTGTAATGTATCCATGACTGAAATATTGTTAACAAACGTCATCACTTTGAAGTGCCGGAAACAGACCGGGAACGTTGACATTGCATGTGTATTTGATAAGATGAAGGTAGAGTATTTGCGCAATCGATTGCGCTAAAAGAAATGAATCGATCACCCTTATAACAAATGAGCAATTATGATGAAAAAAATCAATGAACTAAGACTGACACACGAGAGGATTTATACACGATGACACAAATGATACCGCGCCCAGAAACGGCCCAAAAAACTCTAACACGCGCTTGGTGGAAAGAAGCTGTCGCTTATCAAATCTACCCACGAAGCTTCTACGACGCAAACAACGATGGAATCGGCGATATTCCGGGTATCATCGCAAAACTCGATTATTTGAAAGATTTAGGTGTCGACGTTCTTTGGATCTGTCCGATGTTTAAATCACCGAATGATGATAATGGATATGACATCAGCGACTATGAAGATATCATGGATGAATTCGGGACGATGGCAGACTTCAACCTCTTAATGGAAGAAGCGCACAAACGCGATATTAAAGTATTGCTTGATTTGGTCGTCAACCATACATCGGACGAACACCCGTGGTTCCTCGAATCGCGTTCTTCAAAAGACAATGAAAAACGCGACTGGTACATTTGGAAAGATGCCGTCAATGGTGGGGAACCGAACAACTGGGAAAGCATCTTTGGTGGATCCGCATGGGAATATGACGAAAAGACAGAACAATACTTTCTACATGTCTTCTCACGCCGCCAACCAGATTTGAACTGGCAAAACAAAGACATGCGTCAAGCGGTCTACACGATGATTAATTGGTGGCTCGATAAAGGAATCGACGGGTTCCGAATCGATGCCATCAGCCACATCAATAAAGACCAATCATTTGCCGATTTACCAAACCCACTCGGCATGCCACACGTGCCATCGTTTGAGATGCACATGAATGTTGAGGGGATCCATGAGTACTTGGAAGAACTTAAGGATGAAACGTTTTCGAAGTACGACATCATGACAGTCGGTGAAGCGAATGGTGTTACACCGGAAGAAGCAGATCTTTGGGTCGGCGAAGAGAACGGAAAAATGAACATGGTCTTCCAGTTCGAGCATATGGATTTATGGCGGTCAGATGCTGAAAAAGGTGTCGACGTCGTCAAACTGAAACAAGTTTTGACGAAGTGGCAAAAAGGGCTTGAAGAAACAGGCTGGAATGCACTTTACCTTGAAAACCACGATAAGGTCCGGTCCGTCTCACTTTGGGGAGATGAAGAGCAGTACTGGAAACAAAGTGCGAAGTCGCTCGCGATGATGTACTTCTTTATGCAGGGGACGCCATTCATCTACCAAGGGCAGGAAATCGGGATGACGAACGTTCAATTCCCGGACATCGCGGATTATGATGATGTCGCGACGAAAAACATGTACAACATGCAACTGGCATCCGGTAAAACACATGAAGAAATCATGGAAGTCATCTGGAACTCGTCGCGTGACAATTCCCGGACACCAATGCAGTGGACGAACGAACAAAATGGCGGATTCTCTTCACAGTCGCCGTGGTTCGGTGTCAATCCGAACTTTGCGGACATCAATGTCGCGTCACAGCAAGCAGACGAAGATTCGATTCTTAACTTCTACAAACGGATGATTCAAATCCGGAAAGCAGAAGAAACGTTGATTTACGGAGAATACGATTTGATTTTACCGGAAGATGAAAAAGTCTATGCCTACACGCGGACACTGGGTGACGAACAATTCTTGATCGTCACGAACTTAAAAGGTGAAGCAGCAGACATCGATACGGACATCATCCTCCATTCGGATAATCTGGTGCTCGGTAACTACGAGACAGCCTATCATGAAGGAACGGAACTGGCGCTGCGTCCATTCGAAGCACGTCTGTACCGAGTACGATAAACAATGACTGGATTCGGCACGTGCTGAATCCAGTCTTTTTGTGTATCTTGTCAGTTTGCGACCGTGCGTAAGATGAAAAAATCGTGTACGCTAGACGATGAGGTGATAAAAAGTGAAACCAAAACGTTATCCCGTCCTGCTGCGGCAAGTGACGACGATTCAAGATGACGCGATGCGTGAATCCGTCGATCTCGAAGCAGAAGGTATGCTGTTCGAGACGAAGGACGGTTTTGCGGTGAAATTCGTACAAGAAGACGAGCAACCGATTGATACGACGATCAAATGGTCGCATGATCAAGTTGCGTTGAACCGTAAAGGACCTGTTTCAATGCACCACGTGTTCATTTTAGGACAACAAACGAAGAGTGGGTATGAAAGTCAATTTGGTCAGATGTTGATGCAGACGGAAACCCATACGATTGAAATGCTCGACCAAGAGATGCGCTTCACCTACGATTTGATGATGAATCATCAGGCGGTCGGAACGTATACGATTGAATTAACATGGAAACGGAGTGAGACAGATGGCGTTTGAACAAACGGTAAAAGAGATGGAACAGATGCTCGACGAGGAATGGTTCGAGTGGTTAGAAAATGATGAGGATAAATACAATGCATGGCGCGATCAGCTCGAGACACTCTCAGAACAAGTCATGACGGAGTACAACCCGAAAGTTGAGACGGATGCAATCGATTCATTGTTGTTAATCAATGAAGAATTGCCAGTCTTATACGGGGAAGATACAGTCATGTTGTATACGGCGTTACTTCACGCCCGAAAAGAGGACGAAACCGTCTACGAGCGCTACCTCGCAATTCTCGGTGCATTCGCGGAAGAAAATCACCCGGCGCTCCGTCAGGTCGAACAGGCTGTCGCAAAAAAAGATTATCAGACGGCGTATACAAAAGCAGTCAAGTTGCCGCAAGCGTTAGGTCTCGAATAACGGCGGGTTAGACAGAATTGCTTTTGACTACGCTAAAGATGATGACGAAATAGAGAGGTGGGTTTTGATGCCCCCTCTCTATTTGTGTTCAAAAAATTGTTTGCAGACACGCTATTTCTCGATCGCTGTTTAAACCTAAGAATTTTCAGGGTAATGACTGCAATAGAGAGGAGTGGAGCCAAATGGCAGCATATAAAAAAGACAGTATTAAACTGACAGGAGCCATCGGTTTAGGGACAGGTGTCATGATCAGTGCCGGAATTTTTGCTTTACTTGGGCAGGTCGCAGAACTGTCCGGGACATGGTTTCCATTCATTTTCATTATCGGTGGGATCGTGACGGCGTTCAGTGCCTACTCTTATATCAAGCTGAGTAATGCCTTTCCGTCAGCAGGCGGAATCGGAATGTTTCTTGTCAAAGCGTACGGTAAAGGGACGATTACGGCAGGTGCTGCCTTACTGATGGCTTTATCGATGGTCATTAATCAAAGTTTAGTCGCCCGGACGTTCGGGACATACTTACTGCAATTATTCCCGGGGGATCAAGCCGACTACCTCGTGCCGTTACTCGGTGTCGGATTATTGGTTTTCGCCTTTTTAGTCAATATCGCAGGAAATGCCTTCATCCAGTCTTTTTCACTCGTCGCTTCCATTTTGAAGATCGCGGCACTCGTTGTCTTTGCGATTATTGCGTTATCAATCGGTGGATTTTCATTCGTCCCGGAGACGACGGGGAGTGCACCCGATGTCACAATCACCGGCTACATCGCGGCAGTTGCGTTAACCATCCTGTCGTTTAAAGGGTTTACGACGATTACGAACAGCGGGTCTGAAATCGTCAATCCGAAACGCAACGTCGGCATCGCAATCATCGTGTCGATT from the Exiguobacterium oxidotolerans JCM 12280 genome contains:
- a CDS encoding cation transporter, with protein sequence MKETTLHVIGMTCNHCKASVESALNELDGVTTATVSLPDNSVTVVHEDVTQERLVEAIEEIGYDVAPV
- a CDS encoding heavy metal translocating P-type ATPase produces the protein MSKTIELNIEGMTCAACSARIEKVLNRMDGVDATVNLPLETARIAVPDELDEQAIIDKIKKVGYGATIKSAPHEKVQDRRMLYRFFIAALLSLPLLLSMVSHIPNSPVHLTFLMNPWLQFALATPVQFIIGAPFYVGAYKSLRSGSANMDVLVALGTSAAYFYSVAEMLIHPVMPNLYFETSAILITLVLLGKVLEDRAKQQTTGAIKSLLSLQATDAVVLDNGTERTVAIDQIQPGMQIVVKPGQKIPMDGMILSGDAYLDESMLTGEPLPAHKGADDTVIGGTLNTNGNLLIEATKVGQETMLANIIRVVEQAQTEKAPIQRQADRISGIFVPIVVAIALITLGAWWLTAGSFAEAIRPAIAVLVIACPCALGLATPTSIMVGTGKGAEHGVLFKGGAQLESLQHVDAVVFDKTGTLTVGRPVVVETFGNEQALDFAAAIEKKSEHPLAHAITEERDVVFDIEQFQVDAGRGVSGMILGRNILVGSERMMRDQQFDVPDWSSAGATFVYVAVDGHVEAGYAIRDELKPTTKHVIAQIQQTKAVYLLTGDRKDVALNLATELGIPTNHVFADILPIEKADHIKALQDAGHRVAMVGDGINDAPALATADVGIALGSGTDVALEAADVTLLGHDLQQVATAIRLSEQTMKNIRQNLFFALAYNTIGIPVAFLGLLAPWLAGAAMAFSSVSVVTNALRLKRTPLTKGGTHS
- a CDS encoding metal-sensitive transcriptional regulator, coding for MQHDHPLVPRSSEEQEALNKRLKRIEGQVRGIANMVAEDRYCIDILTQTASIQAALRQVELQVIERHVKMCMHDAATGQKDTDLYVDELMSVIARLKK
- a CDS encoding DHA2 family efflux MFS transporter permease subunit, with protein sequence MQHEKTASNRPPYGILSVLMIGAFIAFLNNTLLNIALPSIMKDLNIETSTVQWLSTGFMLVNGILIPTSAFLIQKFSVRRLFILAMTLFSLGTILAGFASEFPVLLAGRMIQASGSAIMMPLLMNVMLVSFPIEKRGTAMGFFGLIMMGAPAIGPTLSGWIIEHYDWRMLFHFITPIALVVLVAGIVLLRDVKERSNAKLDFMSVVLSSFGFGGLLYGFSSAGSKGWDSPHVTIALTIGVIALVSFILRQLRMERPMLNFKIYQYPMFALSSAISIVVTVAMFSGMLLLPIYVQNIRGISPLDAGLMLLPGAILMAVMSPINGKLFDKIGGRPLAITGLFITVVTSYFFSQLKMDTTYTHLIILYSLRMFGMSMVMMPVSTNGLNQLPTRYYPHGTAMNNTLQQVSGAIGTALLVTIMSTHAKTRGTELAQEAAQNMTSQPTAEAAAALKQQIMMQATLDGINYAFLVSTFIAGVAFILSFFIKRATQAEDIISGRSRNEQIIKPQVSNQ
- the ytxJ gene encoding bacillithiol system redox-active protein YtxJ, with translation MPQLRKLQSISDFDQFVSEHDSFVICKHSTTCPISAAGFSEYTKFADATSVPTAYLLVQEARTLSNHIAEHYNVRHESPQVIFIEKGRATWSAAHYDITNDALNTHVG
- a CDS encoding acetolactate synthase large subunit, encoding MNAAERFVACLEAEGVTHIFGVPGEENITLLDAISESDITFVTTRHETNAAFMAAMFGRLSGRAGVCLSTLGPGATNMMTGIASATMDHSPVVAITGQGATWRQHKASHQMFDLVEMYRPITKSSTSVVSGEVIPEIVRQAFAEACCEKPGATHISFPEDIAKTDVDVKTPLLRDSEPDTLHPTSVKDSAVLKQIEQAERPVVIAGFGINRGQATDVFRQFVERLGAPVVETMMGKGAISSQHALAAHTIGLPNTDYNQRILDRSDLIIAIGYDITELPPSKWNPNRTAVIHIDTNRHEIDQYYPVVANLVGPLSDTLRLLAEEIPTRAWDGWQGDRDKLRKEIQATYSMALPLHPQSIVRELEAAIGEDGMVFSDVGAHKVWLGRHFQTTRPNQLFISNGFSSMGYGLSSAIAAQLLYPDRRIFCASGDGAFLMNGQDLETAVRLKLPIVVIIWRDGTYGLIEWKQQQAYGRAPYIEFDNPDLVELAKAFGALGLRVGEHGSLSSCLEQANHSDGPVLIDCPVDYRENLKLSDRLRTYGG
- a CDS encoding NAD-dependent succinate-semialdehyde dehydrogenase, producing the protein MDGQFLIDGKWLDHDRERTDVKNPATGEIVGSVPNGTKSDVNDAVEAARQAFPAWSKRSVYERAELLEKLYAKMIEKKDELARLMTLEMGKPLAESEGEVQYAANFVKWFAEEGKRAYGRIIPSHDTNKRLHVMKQPVGVVAAITPWNFPAAMITRKMAPALVAGCTFILKPPTATPLTALRLLELCQEVGIPNGVVNAVTGSGKELGESLATHPHIDKITFTGSTEVGRTLMAQGAETIKAMSLELGGHAPILVFDDCDLDLAVAETIKSKFRNGGQTCVCGNRIYVSDSIYDTFVEKLGEATAKLKTGNGLDEETKIGPMINQAGYDKVKKHVDNATSAGARVVTGGTGTTDEEKDVYYYEATVIADVTPQMLIMNEETFGPVAPVQRVSSDEEAIHYANQTPFGLASYVFTNNYARAMRTIEQLDYGIVGWNDGVPSAAQAPFGGMKQSGIGREGGSEGLEAYLETKYVSIGGMDA